In Thermoproteales archaeon, a single genomic region encodes these proteins:
- a CDS encoding DEAD/DEAH box helicase translates to MSKRIILARRGYLERKDFENFLYYVKKIAKYDPLRQEWIFSIDVAKNNVKNLEELIKILDVLSKYALLTSEIKNEIIRLYKNAATKIILDVNNFSIAFGLSVDRSVVENLKDKLVYVGGKYIIKSIKYLPDIKKALKEKGYNLIYDENELKQFIEKRLIVVISRENSLLTVYFPEYIDVEVVKALKRACRLRYYEEKVILDQKGNYVDTEFIPREIDTFKISFKEKKATVYVGLIDRVLRILRENNYKIMLDLKEKPGLKIEFNPKFKLLPHQEDAFKLWIRKKRGTIAIFTRGGKSFVALKAILETKKPTIILVTTRELAYTWRKYLKEYLGISEAHIGYLGEGKKVIKPITIAIYNSAVKYLDKIKDKFELLIADEVHHVPAKTFKNIALQVDALYRLGLSATPKRRDGNHEFIYAIIGDLLLSIDYEELIKLRVVAPIEVYDAVFALGKEDKIKKLINILKKHENEKIFIFTIYLKTAKEIYETLLRAGFKAVLITGKTPSTKRKLAFKYFLNGKYNIVVTTTVLDEGITVPDAEVAIIYENSGEARQLIQRIGRILNYRPGKTAKIYEIIDVKNPREKYSYYKRRWVRDFYIFDGIEKYVNDEKHAKERGEYSSISYQSKLTF, encoded by the coding sequence ATGTCAAAAAGGATAATACTTGCAAGAAGGGGATACCTAGAAAGAAAAGATTTTGAAAATTTCCTATATTATGTAAAGAAAATTGCAAAGTATGATCCATTAAGACAAGAATGGATTTTCTCCATTGATGTTGCGAAAAATAATGTGAAAAATCTGGAGGAGCTTATTAAGATACTGGATGTTTTATCAAAATACGCGCTTCTAACATCTGAAATTAAAAACGAAATTATTAGATTATATAAAAATGCTGCAACAAAAATTATTCTAGACGTTAATAATTTCTCGATCGCATTCGGACTAAGTGTTGATAGATCAGTGGTAGAGAATTTAAAAGATAAACTCGTGTATGTGGGCGGAAAGTACATAATAAAAAGCATTAAATATCTCCCAGATATAAAAAAGGCTTTAAAGGAGAAAGGATACAATCTAATATACGATGAAAACGAGTTAAAACAATTTATTGAAAAAAGACTAATAGTGGTTATTTCTCGAGAAAATTCTCTGCTTACGGTATACTTTCCGGAATACATTGATGTTGAAGTAGTAAAAGCTTTGAAAAGGGCATGCCGACTAAGATACTACGAAGAAAAAGTTATTTTGGATCAGAAAGGAAACTATGTTGATACAGAGTTTATACCGCGCGAAATAGATACTTTTAAAATCTCATTTAAAGAAAAAAAGGCAACGGTCTATGTAGGTTTAATTGACAGAGTATTGCGCATTCTCCGCGAAAATAATTATAAGATAATGCTTGATCTAAAAGAAAAACCTGGTTTAAAAATAGAATTCAATCCAAAGTTTAAGCTACTGCCACATCAAGAGGACGCGTTTAAACTGTGGATAAGGAAAAAACGAGGAACAATAGCAATATTTACACGAGGAGGAAAATCCTTTGTAGCTCTTAAAGCGATTCTAGAAACTAAAAAACCAACAATTATACTGGTTACAACGCGCGAGCTCGCATATACTTGGAGAAAATATTTAAAAGAATATCTAGGAATATCAGAAGCTCACATAGGCTATTTAGGCGAGGGTAAAAAAGTTATCAAGCCTATAACAATAGCAATTTACAACAGCGCTGTAAAATATCTAGACAAAATAAAGGATAAATTCGAGTTGTTAATAGCTGATGAGGTCCATCATGTTCCTGCGAAAACTTTTAAAAACATAGCATTACAAGTTGACGCATTATATAGGCTAGGCTTGTCTGCTACGCCTAAAAGAAGAGATGGTAATCACGAGTTCATATACGCTATAATCGGTGATCTGCTTTTAAGCATAGACTATGAAGAATTAATTAAGCTGAGGGTAGTAGCACCAATAGAAGTCTACGACGCTGTTTTTGCTTTGGGAAAAGAAGATAAGATTAAAAAACTGATAAATATCCTTAAAAAACATGAAAACGAGAAAATATTCATTTTCACCATATACTTAAAAACGGCCAAAGAGATATATGAAACATTGCTAAGAGCTGGTTTTAAAGCAGTACTAATCACAGGCAAAACTCCATCCACGAAGAGAAAACTAGCTTTCAAGTATTTTCTAAATGGAAAGTATAATATTGTTGTAACGACAACAGTTTTAGATGAAGGCATAACCGTTCCAGATGCTGAAGTCGCGATAATATACGAAAATTCTGGCGAAGCGCGACAGCTTATTCAAAGAATAGGAAGAATATTGAATTATAGACCGGGAAAAACAGCAAAAATTTACGAAATCATAGATGTAAAAAATCCTCGAGAAAAATACTCATACTACAAACGAAGATGGGTTAGAGATTTCTACATATTTGATGGTATAGAAAAATACGTGAACGATGAAAAACACGCGAAGGAGCGAGGCGAATATTCAAGTATTTCTTATCAATCAAAGCTGACTTTCTGA
- a CDS encoding HIT domain-containing protein, producing the protein MKYIEYEAVKKDKKGCIFCEAAKAENMEEKLVLHKTQYSIVLMNLFPYNTGHLLVAPLRHVPSTEDLPEEELLDLFNLLNRSLRLLRVVFKPDGFNIGINLGRVAGAGIEDHVHIHIVPRWNGDTNFMPVIYNTKVIPESLKDTYKRLIAQKNVLL; encoded by the coding sequence ATGAAATATATCGAGTACGAGGCTGTGAAAAAGGATAAAAAAGGTTGTATATTCTGCGAGGCTGCTAAAGCTGAAAATATGGAGGAAAAACTCGTTTTGCACAAAACACAGTATTCAATAGTGCTGATGAATCTTTTCCCGTATAACACTGGTCACCTTCTGGTTGCTCCACTACGTCACGTGCCTTCAACAGAAGATTTGCCTGAGGAGGAGCTTTTGGATCTATTTAATTTACTGAATAGAAGTTTGCGACTTTTGAGAGTTGTGTTTAAGCCTGATGGTTTTAATATAGGAATTAATCTCGGCCGTGTGGCTGGAGCTGGTATAGAAGATCATGTTCACATTCACATAGTTCCACGCTGGAATGGTGATACTAATTTCATGCCAGTTATTTATAATACGAAGGTTATTCCTGAGTCACTGAAAGATACTTACAAAAGGCTCATTGCTCAAAAGAACGTGCTTCTTTAA
- a CDS encoding carbon-nitrogen hydrolase family protein, whose amino-acid sequence MPKIALAQIKSVVGAKKENLKKIEKYIAQAAERDVDLIIFPELAITGYVMKDLVYILAEEIPGSSTERIGLLAQEYGMYIVAGMPEKDSKTKLLYNSAVLIGPEGVVGVHRKKHLPTYGLFEEGRYFRPWMGDVQVFSTKLGNIGILICFDVFFPELSRILTLKDAHLIIVISAAPDISQKFFKTFIHARALENTVYVAYVNTVGFYEGIGFFGGSHIRGPLGQLLANAKLYEEDLVITEINFSELDYARSIRPILKDFRYDDVKYLHEVANFSFKEARSFEQ is encoded by the coding sequence ATGCCCAAAATAGCTTTAGCTCAAATTAAAAGCGTCGTAGGTGCTAAAAAAGAAAATTTAAAGAAAATCGAGAAATACATAGCGCAAGCAGCTGAAAGAGATGTAGACCTAATAATTTTCCCAGAATTAGCGATAACAGGCTACGTGATGAAGGACTTAGTTTATATCCTAGCTGAAGAAATACCTGGTTCAAGCACGGAAAGAATCGGGCTATTAGCTCAGGAATATGGGATGTACATAGTAGCTGGTATGCCAGAGAAGGATTCCAAGACTAAGTTACTTTACAATTCGGCAGTTCTCATTGGGCCTGAAGGTGTGGTAGGCGTTCATAGGAAAAAACATTTACCAACTTATGGATTGTTTGAAGAAGGAAGATATTTTAGACCTTGGATGGGCGATGTTCAAGTCTTTTCCACCAAGTTAGGAAATATAGGAATTTTAATATGTTTTGACGTATTCTTTCCAGAATTGTCTAGAATCCTAACACTAAAAGATGCTCATTTAATCATTGTTATATCAGCGGCTCCCGATATCTCTCAGAAATTCTTTAAAACCTTTATACACGCGAGAGCGTTGGAAAACACAGTTTATGTAGCTTACGTAAACACGGTTGGATTCTATGAAGGAATAGGATTTTTTGGAGGCAGTCATATTCGAGGGCCTCTAGGACAACTGTTAGCTAATGCAAAATTATACGAGGAAGATCTCGTAATTACTGAAATCAATTTTTCAGAATTAGATTATGCAAGATCGATAAGACCTATCCTAAAAGACTTTCGCTACGACGATGTAAAATATCTTCACGAAGTAGCTAATTTTTCTTTTAAAGAAGCACGTTCTTTTGAGCAATGA
- a CDS encoding CBS domain-containing protein produces the protein MEPFLEKISKIMTRDVFTIDSNATISKALPIMRDYDISVLPVISGRRIIGLISRLHILEAGITPNTKVGSIAEPAPNLSLDTLILDAAKMLVSHKFEALPVLDNNSNLAGIVARYDIVKYALEKKWLDKFKVRDVMSIDLVIASPSDSIGKVRKLIMNHAIRQIPIVDNGKLIGIVSIRDILERVYSVTLRRSTVGEFAGETGSIFSRPVKSIMSRPVFTVNVNDKLSEAGRIMVEKGFFSTPVVDKDSVVGIITRGDIVRLIAALILEISLPLSFKGLENLPPHLIGLANTSVSRTFDRIARTVDLFEGSVVIKKQREAGLRNIYFVEVSAETARGVFTASEKGWEPIQSLNSALRLLERQVEKELAKKRGAKRKPRFPPLLLLL, from the coding sequence ATGGAACCTTTTCTTGAAAAGATTTCTAAAATAATGACTAGAGATGTTTTTACAATAGATTCGAACGCTACAATTAGTAAAGCCTTGCCAATTATGCGCGATTACGATATATCGGTACTCCCTGTAATCTCAGGTAGGAGAATTATAGGGCTTATTAGTAGATTGCATATCCTTGAGGCTGGGATAACTCCTAATACCAAGGTTGGATCTATCGCAGAGCCTGCTCCTAATTTAAGCCTCGATACTCTTATTCTCGACGCTGCTAAAATGCTGGTTTCCCATAAATTTGAGGCACTTCCCGTTCTTGACAATAATAGTAATCTGGCGGGTATTGTTGCAAGATATGATATTGTAAAATATGCATTAGAAAAGAAATGGCTGGATAAATTTAAAGTGAGAGATGTGATGTCTATTGATCTGGTTATAGCATCTCCCTCGGACTCAATAGGCAAAGTTCGAAAGCTTATAATGAATCACGCTATTAGACAGATACCTATAGTTGATAATGGTAAATTGATTGGAATTGTAAGCATTAGAGATATTCTGGAGAGGGTGTACAGCGTAACGTTGAGACGTTCGACTGTCGGGGAATTTGCCGGCGAGACAGGGAGCATTTTTTCGCGTCCAGTAAAATCTATAATGTCTAGACCTGTATTTACTGTAAATGTGAATGATAAACTATCTGAAGCTGGAAGAATAATGGTAGAGAAAGGCTTTTTCTCTACTCCCGTTGTAGACAAAGACTCTGTCGTCGGTATTATAACTAGAGGAGATATCGTGAGATTGATAGCGGCTTTAATTCTAGAAATATCTTTACCTTTATCCTTTAAAGGGCTTGAAAATCTACCGCCACATCTAATAGGACTAGCTAATACCAGCGTTTCTAGAACTTTTGATAGAATTGCACGAACTGTAGACTTATTTGAAGGAAGTGTTGTTATAAAAAAGCAGCGCGAGGCGGGTTTAAGAAATATATACTTTGTTGAAGTATCCGCTGAAACTGCTAGGGGGGTTTTTACTGCTTCTGAAAAGGGTTGGGAGCCTATTCAATCGTTAAACAGTGCTTTAAGATTGCTAGAGAGGCAGGTTGAAAAAGAATTAGCTAAAAAGAGAGGAGCCAAGAGGAAGCCAAGGTTTCCTCCTCTTCTTCTCCTTTTGTAA
- the glgA gene encoding glycogen synthase, which translates to MKVSMLTLEYPPHIYGGVGAHVYNLARQLSKFINIEIRTIKIGDSTREFEQVDNVIVKRYKPWTEVIDKTYGKFKPVFNALSLALAINADKFDSDIVHFHTWYMAVAGFYAKKLYGVKLVATVHSLEPKRPWKREALGEGYSLSLWVERTGLESCDLIIAVSNAMKRDLLEVYGIDSGKIEVIHNGIDESVWKPVYNLEILKKYGIKLPYILFVGRLSKQKGIFTLIDAFKTLSQKACLVLVTGKPDDKILLKELQYSIKHLKNVVWINKILDRNELIPLYTMAEAFVCPSIYEPFGIVNLEALATETPVIASNTGGIPEIIIDHKTGILVEPSNSEALRSAIEYILANPEEARKWGKLGRQHVIKNFAWSIIAEKTYKAYMKVIGEDC; encoded by the coding sequence ATGAAAGTGAGCATGCTTACATTAGAATATCCTCCACATATCTATGGTGGTGTAGGAGCCCATGTATACAATCTAGCACGACAGTTGTCCAAGTTTATAAATATCGAAATTAGAACGATAAAAATCGGCGATTCTACACGAGAATTCGAGCAGGTTGATAATGTTATCGTTAAAAGATATAAACCCTGGACCGAAGTTATCGACAAAACTTATGGAAAGTTTAAGCCTGTTTTTAATGCTCTTTCTCTAGCTTTAGCGATTAACGCAGACAAATTTGATTCTGACATAGTTCATTTTCACACTTGGTATATGGCGGTTGCGGGCTTTTATGCTAAAAAACTATATGGCGTGAAATTGGTTGCAACAGTCCATAGCTTGGAACCAAAAAGGCCTTGGAAAAGAGAGGCTTTAGGCGAGGGTTATAGTTTATCGTTATGGGTCGAAAGAACTGGACTAGAATCATGCGACTTGATTATAGCGGTGAGCAATGCTATGAAAAGGGATTTACTCGAAGTTTATGGAATAGATAGTGGAAAAATAGAAGTTATTCATAATGGTATCGATGAAAGTGTTTGGAAGCCGGTCTATAATTTGGAAATTTTGAAAAAGTATGGGATTAAATTACCATATATTTTATTCGTTGGTAGATTGAGTAAGCAAAAAGGCATTTTTACCTTAATAGATGCATTTAAAACGCTTTCCCAAAAGGCTTGTCTAGTGCTCGTAACAGGCAAGCCAGATGATAAAATATTACTTAAAGAACTTCAATATTCTATTAAACATTTAAAAAACGTTGTCTGGATAAATAAGATACTTGACAGGAACGAACTGATCCCCTTGTATACGATGGCCGAGGCATTTGTTTGTCCTAGTATATACGAGCCATTCGGTATCGTTAATTTAGAAGCCTTAGCTACAGAAACCCCTGTTATAGCCTCCAATACTGGTGGCATTCCCGAAATAATCATTGATCACAAAACTGGAATTTTAGTCGAGCCAAGCAATTCCGAGGCATTACGAAGCGCGATTGAATATATTTTGGCAAATCCTGAAGAAGCAAGAAAATGGGGGAAGCTGGGTAGGCAACATGTAATCAAAAATTTCGCTTGGTCTATAATCGCAGAAAAAACTTATAAAGCCTATATGAAGGTAATCGGTGAAGATTGTTGA
- a CDS encoding zinc ribbon domain-containing protein yields MEKSNTDLAKTLGTLKQVQIDAYKDIINGAITVLTTLVFVILLPYISLLIFRDGGNTILEVIEVVASGLVFYVSISRLGFMIWDIWRILSWANIQMEKFEETSQDPKLYSYLKREDRIIKKIINLLSISIMLIYLQFSGKFLIILNLTNTPSIFMSEPTLVFLPLHVIILFSIVYDVPILMMLHEKVLNELVEDKIVQILFKESKCPICGNLIPKKAVHCPYCGIELKPGDSNV; encoded by the coding sequence TTGGAGAAAAGCAATACTGATCTAGCTAAAACACTTGGGACTCTTAAGCAAGTACAAATTGACGCTTACAAAGACATAATTAACGGTGCCATAACGGTTTTAACAACTTTAGTCTTTGTAATATTACTTCCCTACATTTCATTGTTGATTTTTAGAGATGGAGGCAATACCATTTTAGAAGTTATTGAAGTTGTAGCCTCCGGGTTGGTATTTTATGTTTCAATATCGCGCCTTGGATTTATGATATGGGATATTTGGAGGATTTTAAGCTGGGCAAATATTCAAATGGAAAAATTTGAAGAGACATCTCAAGACCCTAAATTATATAGTTATTTAAAAAGAGAAGATAGAATCATTAAAAAAATTATAAATTTACTATCTATCTCCATCATGCTCATATACCTCCAGTTTTCTGGAAAGTTTTTAATCATTCTAAATTTAACTAATACTCCAAGCATTTTTATGTCGGAGCCCACGCTGGTATTTCTTCCACTTCATGTCATAATTTTATTCTCTATAGTTTACGATGTTCCCATTTTAATGATGTTACATGAAAAAGTGCTGAATGAGCTGGTTGAAGATAAAATCGTTCAAATACTTTTTAAAGAAAGCAAATGCCCTATATGTGGAAATTTAATTCCTAAAAAAGCAGTACACTGTCCCTATTGCGGAATAGAACTAAAACCTGGTGATTCTAATGTCTAA
- a CDS encoding metallophosphoesterase family protein: MSNIRILAFSDVHGRIDAVERLVKDVKQRKIHFDVIIVAGDIGNPQRSKAFMNILKKIAEFQKLVLYVKGNWDVNISYEHINNVSDLDEIGPIEINNFTIVGHGRKSKPYGEVRDNKNIILVTHYPPYGILDKGRKLEAPLNTLHSGLIEVNYLVDFYKPIIHIFGHSHSFGGIDFPFNGVVYVNVSRLDRITKSGFHIGNYCVITVEDNRKARIEWFYLNGTWKKCANCGRKTHLPVNWRICRKCSRRREMKIDKIPEFYQRIKINVKLVNCNKVVEDFAELEVKIPVKTIKDNEVLHDFIDIVITKELKKLLHTHHHIVVKVPKEKIIETYGEKSDGILVPFSEYLFSCNEKLYGEKLCALMKLYSVDKRVHVFWGISNTSSGKRIDREYVFFTKKILDKIGEDALDKLLDKGFTPLVFERFYIKQK; encoded by the coding sequence ATGTCTAATATTAGAATATTGGCATTTTCTGACGTTCATGGACGTATAGATGCTGTAGAAAGATTAGTCAAAGATGTCAAACAAAGAAAAATTCATTTCGATGTTATAATAGTTGCAGGGGATATAGGCAATCCTCAAAGATCAAAGGCGTTTATGAACATCTTAAAAAAGATTGCCGAATTTCAGAAATTAGTATTATACGTAAAGGGTAATTGGGATGTTAACATAAGCTATGAGCATATAAACAATGTTTCCGATCTTGATGAGATAGGGCCAATTGAAATAAATAACTTTACTATTGTAGGTCACGGACGGAAATCAAAACCTTATGGCGAAGTAAGGGATAATAAAAATATTATTCTCGTTACGCATTATCCGCCTTATGGTATTTTAGATAAAGGTAGAAAGCTGGAAGCTCCTCTTAACACATTACATTCTGGTCTTATCGAAGTAAATTATCTCGTGGACTTTTATAAACCTATTATTCATATATTTGGACACAGTCATTCCTTCGGAGGTATAGATTTTCCATTTAACGGAGTAGTATACGTAAACGTTTCTCGCTTAGATCGCATTACAAAAAGTGGTTTTCATATAGGAAATTACTGCGTTATAACTGTAGAAGATAATAGAAAAGCTAGGATTGAATGGTTTTATTTGAACGGAACATGGAAAAAATGCGCTAACTGCGGTAGGAAAACTCATCTTCCTGTAAATTGGCGTATATGCCGAAAATGTTCCCGAAGAAGAGAAATGAAGATAGATAAAATACCAGAGTTTTATCAGCGGATAAAAATAAATGTTAAATTAGTAAATTGCAACAAAGTAGTAGAAGACTTTGCTGAACTAGAGGTAAAAATACCTGTTAAAACGATAAAAGATAACGAAGTTCTGCATGACTTTATAGACATAGTAATCACCAAGGAATTAAAGAAGCTATTACATACTCATCATCACATAGTTGTTAAAGTTCCTAAAGAAAAGATTATAGAAACCTATGGCGAGAAAAGCGACGGAATATTGGTACCATTTAGCGAATATTTATTTTCATGCAACGAAAAACTGTATGGAGAAAAACTCTGTGCTCTTATGAAGCTTTATTCAGTAGATAAAAGGGTACACGTTTTTTGGGGTATAAGCAATACTTCATCAGGAAAAAGAATAGATAGGGAATACGTTTTCTTTACTAAGAAAATTCTCGATAAAATAGGTGAAGATGCTCTCGACAAACTTCTAGATAAGGGGTTTACACCTTTAGTGTTTGAACGTTTTTATATAAAACAAAAATAA